The Amycolatopsis methanolica 239 nucleotide sequence CTCGATCTCGTCCCGGCGCTGCCGATCGCCGAGAACGTGTTCCTGGGCCGCGAACCACGCACCCGCTTCGGCACCATCGACCGCCGCCGGATGGTGCGCGAGACGGCGCGCCTGCTGGACCGGATCGGGATCGCGCTCGACCCGCGCCGTCCGGTGGAGGAGCTGCGCACCGGCGAGCAGCAGCTGGTCACCATCGCGAAGGCGCTGTCGCTGGACGCCCGGATCATCGTGATGGACGAGCCGACCTCCGCGCTGTCCGCGCCGGAGATCGACCGGCTGTTCGCCGTGATCGCCGAACTGCGCCGCGCCGGCGCCGCCGTCGTCTACATCTCGCACCGCATGGACGAGATCGGGCGTGTGGCCGACCGGGCGACCGTGCTGCGCAACGGCGAGGTCGTGGCGGAGTTCGACGCGCGGGCGATGACCGCGCAGCAGGCGTCCGAGGCGATGGTCGGCAGGCCGGTCGAGCCGATGTTCCGCACCGGCGACGGCGCGGGTGCGGGGGAGCTGCTGCGCGTCGAGGACCTGGCCGTGCAGTCGCGGCGCCCTGGCCGTCGTGATCCGGCCGGCATCAGCCTGCGGGTCGGGCGCGGTGAGATCGTCGGCGTCGCCGGGCTGCTCGGCGCGGGCCGCACGGAGCTGCTGGAGACGATCTACGGCGTCGGGGGACGCTGGTCCGGGCGGATCCTGCTGCGCGGCGAGGAGATCCGCCCGCGCGGCCCCCGCGGGGCGCTGCGGCTGGGCATCGCGTTCGTGCCCGAGGACCGGCGCGTCGCGGGCCTGGCGCTGGACCACTCGGTGCTCGCCAACACGGTGCTGTCCATAGTGGACCGGATCGCGAGGGCCGGGGTGGTGCCGCGGCGGCGGGAACGCGGCGCGGCAAAGGAGATGGTCGACCGCCTCGGCGTGAAGCTCGCGTCGCTGCGGGACCCGGCGGGGTCGCTGTCCGGCGGCAACCAGCAGAAGGTCGTGCTCGGGCGCGGCCTGCTCACCGAACCGGCGTTGCTGCTGCTGGACGAGCCGACCCGCGGGGTGGACGTCGGCGCGAAGGCCGAGATCTACCGGCTGCTCGGCGAGGCGGCGGGCAGGGGCGTGGGGGTCCTGCTCGCGTCGTCGGAGCCTGCCGAGCTGATCGGCGTCTGCCACCGCGTGGTCGTGCTCCGGGACGGCCGCAGCGTGCGGGAACTGGACACGGCGAGCACCACCGAAGCGGAGCTGCTGGCGTTCTCGATGGGCGACGGGGCCGTCGAGGACCTGGTGGCGGAAGGGACGTCATGACCAAGGTGGCCGCGCTGCCCGACCTCGCCCGCCCCGGCGGCGGGCTGCTGGCGACGCTGTTCCGGTTCCAGAGCCTGTTCGGCCTGGTGCTGGTGTTCATCGCCGCGGTGGTGTACTCGCCGAGCAAGAACGGCGAGCTCGTGTTCCTGGACTCGGGCAACCTGTTCAACGTCGTGCGCTCGATGTCGGAGATCGGGATCCTCGCCGTCGGGATGACGCTGGTGATCCTCATCGGCGGCATCGACCTGTCCGTCGGGTCGGTGCTGGGCCTGGCCAGCGTGGGTGTGGCGGTCCTGCTCACCGAGAACGACCTCGGGCTGGTGCCCGCGGTGGCGCTGGTGCTGGCGATCGGGCTCGGGTTCGGGCTGCTGCAGGGTTTCGCGATCACGTCGTTCGGCATCCAGGCGTTCATCGTGACGCTGGCCGGCATGCAGATCGCGCGCGGGCTGGCGCGGATCTGGTCGGGCGGGCAGGGCGTGTCGATCACCTACGGCGACGGGCCTGGGCAGGCGCCCGAGACGTTTTCGCTGCTGGGGGAGCGCACCTTCAACGGGCTGGTGCCGATACCCGCGCTGATCTTCGGAGTGGTCGCCGCGCTGGCCGTGGTGCTGCTGCGGGTCAGCGCGTTCTCCCGGCACGTCTACGCGATCGGCGGCAACGAGAAGGCCGCGCGCCTGTCCGGCGTGCCGGTCAAGCGGGTGAAGATCATCGTGTTCGGCCTGTGCGGGCTGCTCGCGGCGCTGGCCGGGATCGTGCACGCCGGGCAGCTCAACTTCGGCGGCCCCAACGACGGCGCGATGTACGAGCTGGACGCGATCGCCGCCGTGGTCATCGGCGGCACCAGCCTGATGGGCGGGCGCGGCTCGGTCGTCGGCACGGTGGCCGGCGCGCTGCTGGTCGGCGCGCTGCGCAACATCCTGGGCCTGAACAACGTGGACTCCAACGTCCAGCTGCTTGTGATCGGCCTGGTCATCGTGCTCGCCGCGGGGTTGCAGCGGTTGCGCCCGGCATCGGTTTCCTGACGAGAGGGGAAGAAGCATGAGGAAGTCCCGTGGCCTGGCGGCGGTGGGCGCGTGCCTGCTGCTCGCGGCCTGCGGCACCACGAACGAGAACTCGGGCAGCGGCGGCGGCGCGCAGGGCGCGCCGGAGCGTTGCGGCGCCGACGGGCAGTACACGATCGGGATGAGCC carries:
- a CDS encoding sugar ABC transporter ATP-binding protein, giving the protein MDTEARSSLVELTGVSKSYGGVHAVRDVNFTVRAGEVHALLGENGAGKSTLMKILSGEVGGHRGEIRIDGEPVRFARPADAQRAGVAMIHQELDLVPALPIAENVFLGREPRTRFGTIDRRRMVRETARLLDRIGIALDPRRPVEELRTGEQQLVTIAKALSLDARIIVMDEPTSALSAPEIDRLFAVIAELRRAGAAVVYISHRMDEIGRVADRATVLRNGEVVAEFDARAMTAQQASEAMVGRPVEPMFRTGDGAGAGELLRVEDLAVQSRRPGRRDPAGISLRVGRGEIVGVAGLLGAGRTELLETIYGVGGRWSGRILLRGEEIRPRGPRGALRLGIAFVPEDRRVAGLALDHSVLANTVLSIVDRIARAGVVPRRRERGAAKEMVDRLGVKLASLRDPAGSLSGGNQQKVVLGRGLLTEPALLLLDEPTRGVDVGAKAEIYRLLGEAAGRGVGVLLASSEPAELIGVCHRVVVLRDGRSVRELDTASTTEAELLAFSMGDGAVEDLVAEGTS
- a CDS encoding ABC transporter permease, with the translated sequence MTKVAALPDLARPGGGLLATLFRFQSLFGLVLVFIAAVVYSPSKNGELVFLDSGNLFNVVRSMSEIGILAVGMTLVILIGGIDLSVGSVLGLASVGVAVLLTENDLGLVPAVALVLAIGLGFGLLQGFAITSFGIQAFIVTLAGMQIARGLARIWSGGQGVSITYGDGPGQAPETFSLLGERTFNGLVPIPALIFGVVAALAVVLLRVSAFSRHVYAIGGNEKAARLSGVPVKRVKIIVFGLCGLLAALAGIVHAGQLNFGGPNDGAMYELDAIAAVVIGGTSLMGGRGSVVGTVAGALLVGALRNILGLNNVDSNVQLLVIGLVIVLAAGLQRLRPASVS